The genomic stretch ATGCGGTCGTTGCGGTCATCCCCTGTTTAATGGGGAGGTGATTAACGCCACGGAAAAGACGCTGGATAAATTACTACAGGACGATTTGCCAGTGGTGGTGGACTTCTGGGCACCCTGGTGCGGCCCGTGCGTCAACTTTGCACCAGTATTTGAAAGCGTCGCCGACGAAAATGCCGACAAGATCCGCTTTGTGAAAGTGAACACTGAGGCAGAACCGGCTCTGAGTGCCCGTTTTCGTATCCGCAGTATCCCGACTATCATGCTCTTCAAGCAAGGGAAAATGGTCGATATGCTTAACGGCGCGATGCCTAAAGCCCCTTTTGAGAGCTGGCTTAACGAATCGCTCTAAGTACGCCCTGACCCGCATCATCATCACCAATCTGCCCCGTTTGCCACACGGGGCTTTAGGTCAGCAGCCCGGTCGTTTAGAATGGCGCTTTTAACGGAAAATCATGACCGGTAACGCTGTTCTGCGTCTGCGCCAGCAACGCCTTGCTCTCTCCACGCGCCCATTTCGCGCCCGCGGTTGCCGCGTGACGCGCTGCCAGCGCTGTCTGCTGCCGGAAATTCATTGCCTGTGCGATACCCTCTCATCCAGCACCGCTCGCAGCCGTTTCTGTCTGGTCATGTTCGACACCGAACCGCTAAAGCCCAGCAATACCGGTCGCCTGATAGCCGACATTCTGCCACAAACGGATGCC from Dickeya zeae NCPPB 2538 encodes the following:
- the trxC gene encoding thioredoxin TrxC, with protein sequence MNTVCAFCNATNRLPEERINENQSAKCGRCGHPLFNGEVINATEKTLDKLLQDDLPVVVDFWAPWCGPCVNFAPVFESVADENADKIRFVKVNTEAEPALSARFRIRSIPTIMLFKQGKMVDMLNGAMPKAPFESWLNESL